One window of Lagenorhynchus albirostris chromosome 16, mLagAlb1.1, whole genome shotgun sequence genomic DNA carries:
- the LOC132507047 gene encoding small ribosomal subunit protein eS21-like, with translation MQNNAGEFVDLYMLRKCSASNRIIGAKDHASIQMNVAKVDKVTGRFNGQFTAYAICEAILRMGESDDSILQLAKLDGIISKNF, from the coding sequence ATGCAGAACAATGCCGGCGAGTTCGTGGACCTGTACATGCTGCGGAAATGCTCTGCCAGCAACCGCATCATAGGCGCCAAGGACCACGCGTCCATCCAGATGAACGTGGCCAAGGTTGACAAGGTGACAGGCAGGTTCAACGGCCAGTTTACAGCCTATGCCATCTGCGAGGCCATTCTCAGGATGGGCGAGTCAGATGACTCCATTCTCCAACTGGCCAAGCTTGACGGCATTATCTCAAAGAACTTCTGA